The sequence GACGCACTGAGACGCCGCCCCGCCCGCACCTGAAGCCTTGCACCGGAACAGATCCCGCGGGAGTCGCCGGATCGGCCCGGACACCGAGATCGGCCAGAATCCACCGGCATCATCCGCCGTCCCGTGGGAAACAGGCTGGCAGCCAGGTCGCCGCCCGCCTGTCACCCGCACGACGATCCGGGTCTGCGCCCGTTCCGCTCAGGCACCCACCGGCCGGGCCGCCAGTCGCAGTTGCTCCAGCACCGCCTCCACGGCGGGCACGCCGTGGCTGCTCGGCGCCAGCACGGCCGACACCGTACGTGCCGGGTAGTCTTCCAGGGGAAGCACTTTCACGGCCGGATTGAGGCTTGCCGCCAGTGCCATGCCGGGCAGGGTAGCTACCGCGATCCCGGCCGCCACCAGGGCCTGCACCACCACGTAGTCGTCAGTGCTGTGCCGGATGTCGGGCGTGAAACCGGCTTTCACCGCCTCCCGCACGAGATGCTTGCGGCACGAGACACATCCGGCGATCCAGCGCTGCCCGGCCAGGTCGGTCAGGGTGACCGACTCCCGCCCGGCCAGGGCGTGCCCCGGCCCCAGCACGGCCCGCAGCGGGTCGCGCAGCAGCTTCACGGCCTCCAGCGGGCCGCGCTCGAAATCCTCACCCGGGTAGTCGAACACGATCGCCAGGTCGCACTGACCCTCGGCCAGCAGCACCAGTGCCTCGGGCGGCTCGACCTGGGTCAGGCGCACGTCCAGGCCCGGGTGCTCGGAGCTCAGGTTCATCAGGGCGGTCGAGACCAGGGTGGCGCTCGCGGACGGGAACGCCGCGATCCGCACCCGTCCGGTGCGGCGGCGGGCCAGGTCGGCCAGGGCCTCGCCCGCCGCCTCCAGCCGGGCGTCGATGGCGTCGGCGTGGCGCAGCAGCAGCTGGCCCGGATCGGTGAGCGCGATGCCGCGCCCGACCCGGGTGATCAGGGCCAGGCCGAGATCCTTCTCCAGCTTGCGGATGTGCTGGCTGACCGCGGGCTGGGTCCAGCCCAGGGTGCGGGCGGCCGCGGCCATCGAGCCGGAGTGCGCCACCTCGCGGAACACCAGCAGGCGTCGTGGGTCCAGCCGGGCGGTGGCCGTTCCCTCGGCCAGCACCGGGCGGTCGGGGACGTCGGTGGCGGCTTCGCCGGTCCCCTCGCCCTCGTCGGGGTCGTGGGGTTCGAGCGGCTCGGCGATCCCGTCGGCCGGCGCCGCGGTTCTGGTGGCAGCAGTTCTGGCTGTCGTGCCCTCGGTCACCGTGCCTCCCGTCTCTACCGTTGCGGCGCCCTCTCCGGTCTTTCCGGTCACCTTGCTGTTACCTGACTGCCCGTGTGTTCCCGTTTCGGTCCGGTGCTGCGGTGCATCGCCGACCTGGCCCGCCGACCTGACCGCCCCCGGCCCGGTGCCCGACCTCGGCACTCGGCCTGCGCCCGTCGCGCCGGCCCCGAGAACGGTCTCCTCCGGTCCCTCGACGGCCGGGATCGTCCTGGTCAGCCGCTGGGTGGGGCGTTCGGACGCCGGATGCGCGACAGCGTGGCGCGGAGCCCGGCCACCGGCCCAGGCCGTGCCCGCCTCCGGGTCCGGCACGGCGTGGATGTGGGCTGCGGGCTTCTCGTCGTCCCCAATTGCTGCCATGGGACCCATTGAGCCACACCTCCGACAGAAGACAAAGCTGAGCTTGGGGAATCCTCCGACCAAGTCGTTCTTGCGGCACCTTCAAAGGTTGCGGAACTGTGAAAGCGGTCAAGGACGGCGCGCTTGAAGGAGACGGACATGCTGACGATCGGTTTGCTCGGTGGGATGAGCTGGCAGTCGACGGTGGAGTACTACCGGATCGCGAACGAGATGGTGGCCCAGCGGCTCGGCGGTCTGCACTCGGCCAAGCTCGTGATGACGTCCGTCGACTTCGCCGAGATCGGCAAGCTCCAGCGGGCCGGCCGGTGGGACGAGGCCGGCCGGGTGCTCGCCCGGGAGGCCAAGGGGCTGGAGGCGGCCGGCGCCGACATGGTGCTGATCTGCACGAACACCATGCACAAGGTGGCCGACGCGGTTGCCGGTGCGATCAGCGTGCCGCTGCTGCACCTGGCCGACACCACCGCCGGTGCGGTGCGTGGCGCGGGCGTGCGCAAGGTCGCCCTGCTCGGCACCGCGTTCACCATGGAGCAGGACTTCTACAAGGAGCGTCTGGCCACCCAGGGCCTGGAGGTGCTCGTGCCGTCGGCCGAGGACCGCGCCGTGGTGCACCGGGTGATCTTCGAGGAGCTGTGCGTCGGCATCATCAAGGAGGAGTCGCGCCAGGCCTACCGCGACATCATCGCCGGTCTGGTGGCCCAGGGAGCCGAGGGCGTGATCCTCGGCTGCACCGAGATCGAACTGCTGATTTCCCAGGCGGACAGCGCGGTTCCGGTGTTCCCGACCACGCGCCTGCACATCGAGGCCGCGGTGGAGAAGGCCCTCGTGCCGGAGCCGGCCCTGGTCTGACCGAGCTGATCGGTGACCGGCGCGAACGGAGCCGGAGGTCCGCCCCCGTGGCGGACCTCCGGCTCCGTCGTTCGGGAGGGGCGGATCAGCTGACGGTGACGTGCACCGGGGTGCTGGCCGAGGCCCCGCTGTGCAGGTCCCCCTTGAAATGCGCCCGGTAGTCACCGGTCTCGGTGGCCGTGGCGAAGGTGCTGTCGTCGAAACCGTGCGTGGACACCTTGCTCCAGGTCTTGCCGCCGTCGCTGCTGAACTGGAGGTCGAGGAAGCCCGCGCCGCGGAACGTGTCCCACGTGCGGGTGTCCCAGTTGGCCCGCTCGGCCGCGGCCGAGAACTTGATCGAGGCGCCCTTGGTCACCGTGGTGGTGGGGGTGCTGAAGATGCCGACCCGGGTCTGCCGCAGCTGCGTGATGGTGCCGGACCAGCCGAAGGTGGGCTCGTCGGTGAGCTTGTCGTCGCCGTCGGCATCGACGAAGCCCGAGATGCTGACCGGCATCGGGATGCCCGCCAGGTCGTTCTTCGGTGAGAAGGCCGGCATGTAGACCTTGCCCTCGTCGCTGTGGTTGAACTTGGGCGAGTCACCCTGGAAGGTGGTGAACATCGAGTAGGGGTTGGTCTCGATCCGGGTGACGCCCTCCGGCCAGGCGATGGAGCCGTGCCACTCCACCTGGCTGCCGGCCGGGCAGTCGGTCTTGAGGGTGACCACGGTCTCGATGTCGGCCTTCACGCCGCGTGAGATCACGCTGGGCGTGATGCCGGTGGCGGCGCACTCGGCATCGGCGGCCTGGGCCGTGCCGGAGGTCACGAACGAGGCGGCGAGCAGTGCGCCGGCGGCCGCCATCAGGGCCGTGGTGCGGCCAATGTGGCTCTTCTTCATGGCGATTCAGCTCACCTCAGATCGGGGAAAAGGGGTACTCACAGAACCCCCACAGGAAGCATGAAAGCCGAAGATCATCGGGTTCGCAGCGGTTTGAGTAACAAATAACTGGATTCGAGCGATCGGATATCGGGCCGGCTTCTAGCTGTGACCGGCCGAACACGCTTTCTGCTGGCCGGTCTTCGGAAACCGGGCGGCAAACGAAAGAACCGGGGGTGCGCCCGTGCGGCGAACCTCCGGTCTGGGGACGGAGCGGGAAGAGTCAGTCGTCAAGGCGGCCCACCCTGCGGCGGGCCCGGCGCCGGCTGTTCTCGGCGCGGCGGTTGCGGCGTGCGCCGTCACCGTTCGCGGCGGCGGCGATCCGGCTCAGCAGCAGCCGGTGCTGGATCTCCTCGGGTGTCATCGCCCGGCCGGCGACGAGTTGCCCGTCGGTCCAGGTCTTCGTGAGTCTCATGCCGCCACGGTCGGGCCTGGAGGGGCCGGTTGTCATCCGGTTTTCCGGCCGGTCGTACGTGACCGGGGTCATCGGGCCGCCGCCGGTGCGCAGCGGCCCGGCATGCCTAGGATCGGATGACATGAGCGGACCGGAAGTACGACCGGCCGAGACCGGTGATCTGCCTGCCCTGGTCGGGCTCCGCGCCGAGATGTTCAAGGCCATGGGGGTGCCGGAGACCGAGCCGCAGTGGCGTGCCCAGGCCGCGCTCTGGCTGGGCGAGCGGATCGATCACCCGGATCACCACCTGGTCGTGGTGGAGCACGAGGGCCGGGTGGTGTCGTGCGCCCTGGGCTCGCTCACCGAGTCGGCGCCCACTCCGGCCCGGGCCTGGGGTTGGGACCTGCACGTCAGCAACGTCTGCACGCACCCCGACCACCGGGGGCGTGGCTTCGGCCGCATCGCCCTGCGGGCCGTGCTCGACTGGGGCCGCTCCCAGCCCGGCCCCGTGCGGGCCAAGCTGTTCGCCACCGCGTTCGGCCGGGCGATGTACGAGAAGGCCGGCTTCGCCGAGGTCACCTGGCCGGCGATGCGTGCGGACCTGAGCTGAGCGTCGTCCTCAGTTGACCGGAACCTGCCAGACCACAACGGTTCCGGACGCACCGTCGTCGCGGGCGCTCAGTCCGCACGAACCCCCGTGGCGCTCCGCGCGGGTGCGCATCGTGGTGGTGCCGGTCCCGGTCTTCGCGTCCGTGGCCACCCCGCTGCCGTCGTCCTCGACCTCCAGCGTGACCTGACCCGCGTCCACGCTCAGGCGCACCTCCACATGGGTCGCGTGGGCGTGGCGGGCGGCGTTCGACAGCGCCTCGCGCAGCACCGCCAGCAGATCGGCGTACACCGCGGCGGGCACCAGCGTGTCCACCGGCCCGCGGAAGGTCAGCACCGGCTCGAACCCCAGGGCCGAGGTGGCCTCGGTGACCACGCCCAGCGCCTCGGAGCGCAGGCTGGTCGACTCGTCCTCCTGCTGCTGGAGGCTGAAGATCGAGGTACGGATGGCATGGATCGTGGTGTCCAGGTCGTCGATCAGGCCGGACAGCTTGCTCGACTGCGCGGCGTTGTCGATGTTCATGCCGATGCTCTGGAGCCCCAGCCCGACCGCGAAGATCCGCTGGATGACCAGGTCGTGCAAATCCCGGGCGATCCGGTCCCGGTCTTCGAGCACCGCCAGGCGCTGCCGGTCGGCGGCCTGCCGGCTGAACTGCACGGCCAGGGCGGCGTGCCCGGCGAACGACTCGACCATGTGCATGTCGGCCTCGGAGTAGGGCTCCGCCCGCGGGGGACGCACGATCGCCAGGGCGCCGATCACCACGTTGCCGACCACCAGCGGCACCAGCACCGACGGGCCGCCGAACCGCTCGGAGATGCCCGGGCCGTCCACGATGCCCTCGGTCAGGAACGCCTGGCGTTCCGAAAGCCGTTTCTGGTCGAGCTGATACGTGGTGCCGAGCAGGACGGCGGTGTTCTCGCCGTGCGCCGCGCGGATGCTCAGCGAACCGTCGGCGTCGTTCAGCAGCAGGAAGCTGGCCCCGCCGCCGGCCACCGTGGAGGCACGCTCCACGACGAGCCGCATGGTCTCCTCGGTCTCGGCGCCGGCCAGCAGCGACTTGGTCACGTCGCCGGCCGCGGTCAGCCAGGCCTCACGACGACGGGTGACGTCGAACAGGCGGGAGTTCTCGATCGCGATGCCGGCGGCCGCGGCCAGGGCCACGATCAGCTGCTCGTCGCGCTCGGTAAAGGTTCCGCCGTCGCGCTTCTCGGTCAGGTAGAGGTTGCCGAACACCTCGCCACGCACCCGCAGCGGCACCCCGAGGAAACTGCCCATCGGCGGGTGGTGCGCCGGAAAACCGGTCGAGGCCGGGTGATCGCCCAGGTTGTCGAGACGCAGCGGCACCGGCAGGTCGATGAGGACGCCGAGGATGCCCCTGCCCCGAGGAGGGTCGCCGATCTTGGCCCGCTGGTGGCCGGGGATGCCGACGGTGATGAAGTCGACCAGGTCGACACCGTCGGGGCCGAGCAGGCCCAGGGCCGCGTACTTGGCCTCGGCCAGGTCGGCCGCGAGCTGGGTGATGCGGCGCAGGGTGTCGGGCAGGCTGAGGTCGCTGGCCACCGCGATCACCGCGTCGAGCAGCCGGTGCAGCTGCTGCTCGGTGTCGATGATCTCCTGGGAGCGCCCGATCAGCTCCTGGAGCAGCCGCTCCAGGCCCAATTTGGGCAGGGGAGGGGGCTGACCTGCGCTCCAGTACTGGTGCGCCTCGCTCGCCGCCTGGTTGTGCCCGTAGCGTTCTTTGTCGCTGTCATCGTTCACCGAAGCTGGATCCTTGCCGCCGCCGTCGAGTGCCCGGCGAAATCATTTCACGGCTGGCTCGAGGTATCGCCCGGTGACCCTCTCCAGCGCCACTGCCAGAGTGCGGTCGTGCCGGCCGGGCATCCACGACTGGGGCCTGCGCACCTGACGGCCCGCCACCTCGTCGCCCTCGCGCAGCTCGAACGAGCGGCCGACGACGGTGACGCTCCAGCCGGTGTGGTTGGACTCGTCGATCTTGTCCACATGGAAGGCCACCACGGTGTTACGGGCGGCGCGCTCGATCATCGAGCCGTCGGCGAACGGGATCAGCAGGACGTCGTCGGCGACGGTGACGTTCACCGGCAGCACGTCGGGCATGGCCTGGTAGGTGAAGACGAGCTGACCGATCTGGGCCGTGGACAGCAGGTCCAGGCACTCGGAACGGTCCAGAACGCGCACGGAGATCTCCGGAAGCCCGTTGACGTCGCCGGTCGCCAGGGGCAGGGCGACGTCGGGCTGCTGCTCGATGCTGGTCACAGGGCGGTCGGACCTTCCGGGTTCCGTCGGACATGCGGATCTATCGAGTCTGCGTGAGGGGGTCAGGGTGCTGGCAGGGCCGAAAGTCCTCATGGTGCTACTCCGTTCAGGTCGTGCTCCGGATGTCGTCGCACACGACCGAGGCCAGGAAGGGATCTCCTGGCCTCGGGTGGGTAGAGCTACAGCGTGTTTCCGTGGATTCAACCCGCGATGAGGGCCTCCTTCCGCGTGTCCTTCCGAGTGGTTCCGGGGAGGTTCTTGTCGCCGTGGACGACGAGGACGGGGCATTCGGCGTACTCGGCGACCCTGGCGCTGACCGATCCGAGCAGGACGCCTGCCATCCCTCCGTGGCCCCGGCTTCCGACCACCACCATGGTGGCGAAGCGGGCCTCGTCGGTCAGGACCTTGGCGGCGTTGCCCTCGCGGACGACCTCTTCGATCTCGACCGGCGGGCGGCCCTCGAACGATTCGGCGACGGTCTCGGTGAGCAGACGGTGGGCGTCACGCGGCGGGTCCCAGTCGGTGGGCCAGGTGGCCCAGCCGTAGGTGGTGGGGAATTCCCAGACGGTGACGGCGCGGACGGCGGCCCCGGTGGTGACGGCCAGGTCGGCCGCCCAGCGCAGGGCCTGCCGGGACTGGAGCGATCCGTCAACCCCTACGACGATGCGGTTGGTGGTCATGGCCGGATCTCCTTCCAGATGCTGGTGCTCGGAGGATGTTTCGGGGATTCCCGGCCGGGCCTCCCGGTGCGGAGGGGGTGGGGGCCCGGCGGTTCGGTGTTCCGGTGTTTCGCTGGAGCTCAGTGCCTACTGCTGGTCAGTGCATCCACTTCTGGTCCTTGACCACCGGGAGCTTCTCCCAGATCTGGCCCAGGCCCCAGGTCTTGCCGGCGGAGACGGCGACCAGGGCGAAGAGCACCAGGGCGTAGATCACGTGGTAGTCGATGAGCGGGTTGGTGCTGCCGGTGGGTTCGCCCGCACCGGTGGTCTGCGCCAGCGGCCACTCGGCCAGCCACATCATCGCCATGATGATCGAACCGCTGATCGCGGAGATCTTCATCGCCACTCCGGCGATCACTGCCACACCGACCGCGAACATGCCCAGCATGAACAGGATGTCCACGACGGTAACGCCGGCCATGTTGTTGAAGAGGGAGGCGAAGGGGCCCTGGTCGATCGAGCCGAGGAATCCCTTGGTCGGGGAATTGCCCTCGATCCAGGCCTTTTCGCTCGCGGTGGAGTAGTGAAGACCGAAGGTCTTGTCGATGGCCGCCCAGAGGAAGATGAATCCGGTCACCACCCGCAGCACGGCGAAGAGCTTGGCCGCGGTGCCGCTGACGGTGGTGGGGGCGGTTTCGGGGGCGGCGGGGGTACTGGTGTCCTGGCCGCTTGCCGACGACGAGCCCTCGACGGGGGCCGCGCTTTCGATCGACATGACCGGTTCCTCTCTGACTTCTTTCATCTTCTGTTGACGACTTCAGTCTCGTCCCGGGGGTGCGGAGAGGTACCGGCCAAAAGCACGGCGTCATCTCGTCAAAGGTCCCGCCGAAGGTCCTGGTGCGATCAGGGCTAATTCCTGCCCGTCCGGCGGTGTCCTGGTCAGCCCCTCGCTGCGTGGGGCAAGGGACTCTGACCTGGTCTTTCTTGGTTACTGAAGAGTTGACACGAGAGGGTTGCCGGCGAGTAGCGTCAGCGGTGTTCGACGGCCGCTGTGAGGGGCGTCAAAGGACTCATGGTCGTCGTCGTGAACCGAAAGACCGAAGCAGATCGCTAGCCGGGTGAGGTGCCCTCGTGCTGCACAACTTTGACCTCGTGTCGCTGGCCGTGACGTTGCCGGGCAATGATCTCTACCCGGGGGCGCTGGGAACG is a genomic window of Kineosporia corallincola containing:
- a CDS encoding GAF domain-containing sensor histidine kinase; translation: MNDDSDKERYGHNQAASEAHQYWSAGQPPPLPKLGLERLLQELIGRSQEIIDTEQQLHRLLDAVIAVASDLSLPDTLRRITQLAADLAEAKYAALGLLGPDGVDLVDFITVGIPGHQRAKIGDPPRGRGILGVLIDLPVPLRLDNLGDHPASTGFPAHHPPMGSFLGVPLRVRGEVFGNLYLTEKRDGGTFTERDEQLIVALAAAAGIAIENSRLFDVTRRREAWLTAAGDVTKSLLAGAETEETMRLVVERASTVAGGGASFLLLNDADGSLSIRAAHGENTAVLLGTTYQLDQKRLSERQAFLTEGIVDGPGISERFGGPSVLVPLVVGNVVIGALAIVRPPRAEPYSEADMHMVESFAGHAALAVQFSRQAADRQRLAVLEDRDRIARDLHDLVIQRIFAVGLGLQSIGMNIDNAAQSSKLSGLIDDLDTTIHAIRTSIFSLQQQEDESTSLRSEALGVVTEATSALGFEPVLTFRGPVDTLVPAAVYADLLAVLREALSNAARHAHATHVEVRLSVDAGQVTLEVEDDGSGVATDAKTGTGTTTMRTRAERHGGSCGLSARDDGASGTVVVWQVPVN
- a CDS encoding GNAT family N-acetyltransferase codes for the protein MSGPEVRPAETGDLPALVGLRAEMFKAMGVPETEPQWRAQAALWLGERIDHPDHHLVVVEHEGRVVSCALGSLTESAPTPARAWGWDLHVSNVCTHPDHRGRGFGRIALRAVLDWGRSQPGPVRAKLFATAFGRAMYEKAGFAEVTWPAMRADLS
- a CDS encoding pyridoxamine 5'-phosphate oxidase family protein, translating into MTSIEQQPDVALPLATGDVNGLPEISVRVLDRSECLDLLSTAQIGQLVFTYQAMPDVLPVNVTVADDVLLIPFADGSMIERAARNTVVAFHVDKIDESNHTGWSVTVVGRSFELREGDEVAGRQVRRPQSWMPGRHDRTLAVALERVTGRYLEPAVK
- a CDS encoding universal stress protein, encoding MTTNRIVVGVDGSLQSRQALRWAADLAVTTGAAVRAVTVWEFPTTYGWATWPTDWDPPRDAHRLLTETVAESFEGRPPVEIEEVVREGNAAKVLTDEARFATMVVVGSRGHGGMAGVLLGSVSARVAEYAECPVLVVHGDKNLPGTTRKDTRKEALIAG
- a CDS encoding LysR family transcriptional regulator, coding for MTEGTTARTAATRTAAPADGIAEPLEPHDPDEGEGTGEAATDVPDRPVLAEGTATARLDPRRLLVFREVAHSGSMAAAARTLGWTQPAVSQHIRKLEKDLGLALITRVGRGIALTDPGQLLLRHADAIDARLEAAGEALADLARRRTGRVRIAAFPSASATLVSTALMNLSSEHPGLDVRLTQVEPPEALVLLAEGQCDLAIVFDYPGEDFERGPLEAVKLLRDPLRAVLGPGHALAGRESVTLTDLAGQRWIAGCVSCRKHLVREAVKAGFTPDIRHSTDDYVVVQALVAAGIAVATLPGMALAASLNPAVKVLPLEDYPARTVSAVLAPSSHGVPAVEAVLEQLRLAARPVGA
- a CDS encoding aspartate/glutamate racemase family protein, with translation MLTIGLLGGMSWQSTVEYYRIANEMVAQRLGGLHSAKLVMTSVDFAEIGKLQRAGRWDEAGRVLAREAKGLEAAGADMVLICTNTMHKVADAVAGAISVPLLHLADTTAGAVRGAGVRKVALLGTAFTMEQDFYKERLATQGLEVLVPSAEDRAVVHRVIFEELCVGIIKEESRQAYRDIIAGLVAQGAEGVILGCTEIELLISQADSAVPVFPTTRLHIEAAVEKALVPEPALV